In Shewanella sp. MR-4, the genomic stretch TGACTCACATCGGCTAATTCTGCAGGCATAGGGATTTTGGACGAAGTCTCAGCAATCTCAGGGGTGTTTGGCTCATGAATCAAGACATTATTCGCGAAAGCGGGTGTTCTGTGAGCCTGAATAGTGTCAGAAATTTGCTGCTTTAACTCTGGGGATATTTCAGAATCTTGCTTATCTATGATTAAGTTAACCACATGACCTAAGGCAAAAATGGCTAGCGCCACGCCAACCCAGGGGACCTGTTTTTTTTCCACAACTATATCCTTATCGTAACTGCAAACTCTCACTGAGTTTAAACGGATGCACAACATCGACTGCGTGCACTCTGAGGCGCGATTGTAACTTAACGGACCAGCAAAATAACATTGCCCAAAAGTCGAGTACATTCCATCGGCCTTAAAACATAAAAGCAGCGAATATCGCTGCTTTTATTTATATCATCCACAGGATTGTCTTAATCCCGTTTGCCGACCTTCTCTAAACCCCAAACTAAGGCGATGGCCGCCAACATACACACAACAGCTAACATCAGCTGTGAAGGTTGGCCCGTCACTTGTTCAAAATTCAGCGGCGAAATATTTTGCTCCAATAACGGCACTTGTTCACCGTGGGAGTTAGTACGCCAGGTTAAGGTTTGTTTCCAAGGCCAAATTTTACCTAAGGTGCCGAGCATCAAGCCCGTGAGAAATACTACGGTCGCATCATGGTATTTACGCAGCAAGGCCGAGAGTAAATGGCTAAAGCTTAAAATTCCCAGTAAAGCGCCAACGGCAAAACAGGCCAAGATATCGATTTGGATATTTTTTGCCGCCGCGAGTACCACTGGATATAAGCCGAGCAGTAATAAGATAAAACTGCCCGAAATCCCCGGTAATACCATGGCACAAATGGCAATCGCACCGCCGAAGAAAATATTTAAATAGCTGGCCTCGACCGATACAGGGTTCAGTACAGTGATCACCCAAGCAGCCAGAACCCCTAAGGCAAATAATCCCAAACGCGCCAGCGTAAAACCACTCACCTGTTTAAGCATGTGCACCACAGAGATGATGATGAGGCCAAAGAAGAATGACCAAATCGGAATGGGATGTGCCGCCAGCAACCAAGAAATCAGTTTAGCGAAGGTAAAAATACTGGTCAGGATGCCCGCTAATAGGCTCAGTAAAAATCCACCATTAATATGTTCAAACGCGCCTTTAATCCCCTGCGACTTAATCACGCCCCAAAGCGAAGGATTGATACGTTTAACGCTTTCGAGCAAGGTATCGAGAATACCGGTGATAAAGGCGATAGTGCCACCCGAAACCCCAGGCACCACATCGGCGGCCCCCATGGCCATTCCCTTAAAATAGGTCAGCAAATATTTCACTGTGAGTCCTTGTAGTTAAATCATTATGACGTGTCATTGATGACAAATTTGTCGTGATTATACGGTGTTAGCGTAAAAACCGCGAAATGAAGTTTACTTAATTCGGCCGACTGGCATTTAATGTTATCCCAATGTTACACTCATCCGACCAGAAAGAAACAGGCACGCCGCTAAGCATTAAAAATATCAGCGGCCCAAGACTAACACCTTAAGTTTGCACTCCGATGAAGGATAACCATGAGCCCTAACGCACAAACCCCAAACGCTAAGCCCAATAAGGTTCTCGCGCTCTACCATAAAACCCAAGGCTTACCCTTTGGCCAAAAAATCTTTTCCATCATGGTATCACGCATGGCGCCTTATTTTGGCACCATCAAACCACTGATCACTGAATTACGCCTTAACCGCTGCGCTTGCCTGATTAAAAAACGTCATGCCGTTCATAACCATATAAAAACCGTGCATGTTATCGCCATCTGTAACGGCTTAGAAATGGCGATGGGCGTGATGGCCGAAGCATCGATTCCAGCCCATCTGCGTTGGATCCCTAAGGGCATGAGCCTCGATTACACCGCCAAGGCGGGCAGTGATCTTTTATGTGTTGCCGAAGTCACGCCAGAGCAGTGGACGCCCGGCGATATGTTGGTGCCTGTAACCGCCTACGACACCCAAGGTGTTGTGGTCGTGAAGGGACATATCAAGTTATGGATTTCAGAAAAGCCACAGAAGTAAACCAAGCTTAATCATCAATCGAAATCACCACTTAGGTTGTCTTGCTCAACGCTTGCAGGCTGCTATGCTAAGCCAAACAACCTAAGATAGGGGATCGAAATGGATGAATTTTTACAGGCCGCCATTGATGAGGCAAAACAAGGATTAGCTGAAGGCGGGATCCCCATTGGCTCAGTATTAGTGATCGACGGAAAAATTGTCGCCCGCGGCCATAACAAACGCGTGCAACAAGGCAGCGCCGTGCTGCACGCCGAAATGGATTGCCTCGAAAATGCCGGCAGACTAACCGCCGCCGATTATCAAAAGGCCACACTTTATTCGACTCTCTCCCCCTGCGATATGTGTAGTGGGGCAATATTACTCTACGGCATCCCTAAGGTGGTGGTCGGTGAAAATGTCACCTTTCAAGGGCCTGAAGCCTATGTGCAGTCCCGCGGAGTTGAGGTGACAGTGGTAGACAATCACGAGTGCAAACAGTTAATGCGCGATTTTATCGCCGCCAAGCCACAGCTGTGGAACGAAGATATTGGCGAATAGCCAATATCTTTCAAAGCGGTTCACGCACCCAACGCTTTATGTCGTTGAGTGTTCTTTGGTTTGAGTGCCTGTTAAGCTAGCGCCTTGTATTATCAACTCAATCTCACCGAGCTGACTCGGTTAATTATCCCCAATAGCAAAAGGATGCCTGCTATCAAACCTATCACTCAAGCTGCCAAGGATCCTTGGGGAAATCCCGTCGATGCGACTCACACGCCCCATCAGCCTATCCCAACTGAACGTAATGCCAACCTCGATGCCATACGTGGGCTAGCGGTATTGGGGATATTTTTTATGAATATCTATTTTATGGGGATAAGCTTTTATGGCTATGCGCCCCATCAAATCCAATTACTCTCAGACCAAGTGCTCGAAGCCTTCAGCAATTTCTTTATTGAAGGGCGCTTTATCAGCTTGTTTTCCATCTTATTTGGCGTTGGGCTTTATATTCAGTACCAACGATTTAGCGATAAAGGCTTTGCGGCCTATTCGCTGCTGCGCTCACGCTTGAAATGGTTGATTGTCTTTGGCCTGATCCACGGCATCATTATATGGCCCGGTGATATTTTACTGACCTATGGGATCAGCGGCTTTTTAGCGCTCTGCTATCGAGATGCCAGCATCGCCGAGTTAAAACGTAAGGCCAATATTTTTATTTTCAGCTCGTTAGTGGTTATCTGCTTAATCAGCATCATGGGCAGTGACGAACTCTTTACCCGCGAATCGCCCTTATTCGCCGAGCAATACAGCGTTTGGACAGCAAGTTACCCTAACCAACTGCTGCTGCATGTCATGCAGGTCGGCTACATGGCGCTGGTCATTCCCTTCACGCTAATGTGGTTCACGGGTGGCTTGATGCTGCTCGGTATGGCGCTCTATCGCCAAGGTAGCTTCGAGCAGGGGTTTGAGCGAAACACCTTAATCAAGCTGGTTTTAGCCAGCTTAGTGCTCTCCGCCCTAGATACCCTGCTGGGATTAACTCAAAACCCGACATTGGTGATGTTTTCGGACATCATAGTCATGCTAAGTGCAATCCCGACTGCACTGATTTACATCCATATATTGGTTAAAATCTGCCAAAATCGCTCGACAGTGCTAAGGCCTTTGCAAAATGTCGGCAAACTCGCCTTTAGCCTGTATATATTGCAATCCATTGTCGGGGTGTTTATCTTTCGCCACTTTGCCCCCGAGTTACTATTAACGCTCGACAGGGGCGGTTATATGGCGATGGCGCTGGGTTACTCGCTGCTACAATTGCTACTGGCAAGCTTGTATTTACGCTACTTTCACCAAGGGCCACTCGAAAAACTCTGGCGCCAGCTCGCCTTTAAGTCCATCAACGCTAGTAGCCAT encodes the following:
- a CDS encoding hotdog fold domain-containing protein, giving the protein MSPNAQTPNAKPNKVLALYHKTQGLPFGQKIFSIMVSRMAPYFGTIKPLITELRLNRCACLIKKRHAVHNHIKTVHVIAICNGLEMAMGVMAEASIPAHLRWIPKGMSLDYTAKAGSDLLCVAEVTPEQWTPGDMLVPVTAYDTQGVVVVKGHIKLWISEKPQK
- a CDS encoding DUF418 domain-containing protein, which translates into the protein MPAIKPITQAAKDPWGNPVDATHTPHQPIPTERNANLDAIRGLAVLGIFFMNIYFMGISFYGYAPHQIQLLSDQVLEAFSNFFIEGRFISLFSILFGVGLYIQYQRFSDKGFAAYSLLRSRLKWLIVFGLIHGIIIWPGDILLTYGISGFLALCYRDASIAELKRKANIFIFSSLVVICLISIMGSDELFTRESPLFAEQYSVWTASYPNQLLLHVMQVGYMALVIPFTLMWFTGGLMLLGMALYRQGSFEQGFERNTLIKLVLASLVLSALDTLLGLTQNPTLVMFSDIIVMLSAIPTALIYIHILVKICQNRSTVLRPLQNVGKLAFSLYILQSIVGVFIFRHFAPELLLTLDRGGYMAMALGYSLLQLLLASLYLRYFHQGPLEKLWRQLAFKSINASSHLNSNNEQQKSQ
- a CDS encoding nucleoside deaminase → MDEFLQAAIDEAKQGLAEGGIPIGSVLVIDGKIVARGHNKRVQQGSAVLHAEMDCLENAGRLTAADYQKATLYSTLSPCDMCSGAILLYGIPKVVVGENVTFQGPEAYVQSRGVEVTVVDNHECKQLMRDFIAAKPQLWNEDIGE
- a CDS encoding DUF368 domain-containing protein, which gives rise to MKYLLTYFKGMAMGAADVVPGVSGGTIAFITGILDTLLESVKRINPSLWGVIKSQGIKGAFEHINGGFLLSLLAGILTSIFTFAKLISWLLAAHPIPIWSFFFGLIIISVVHMLKQVSGFTLARLGLFALGVLAAWVITVLNPVSVEASYLNIFFGGAIAICAMVLPGISGSFILLLLGLYPVVLAAAKNIQIDILACFAVGALLGILSFSHLLSALLRKYHDATVVFLTGLMLGTLGKIWPWKQTLTWRTNSHGEQVPLLEQNISPLNFEQVTGQPSQLMLAVVCMLAAIALVWGLEKVGKRD